One window of Agrobacterium vitis genomic DNA carries:
- a CDS encoding helix-turn-helix transcriptional regulator, giving the protein MRPVHPTVPPRFLRTKEAAEFLSLSARTLEKHRTYGTGPAYRKLGGRVVYAIDDLQAWTERGSVTSTSDPRGSVLPAKRQASVPSLAYGGAARHR; this is encoded by the coding sequence ATGCGACCTGTTCATCCCACCGTCCCGCCGCGCTTCCTGCGCACCAAGGAAGCGGCCGAGTTCCTGAGCCTTTCTGCCCGTACCCTCGAAAAGCATCGCACCTACGGGACTGGGCCAGCCTATCGCAAGCTCGGCGGCCGCGTCGTCTACGCCATTGACGATCTTCAGGCCTGGACCGAACGCGGCTCCGTCACCTCGACTTCCGATCCACGCGGCTCTGTGCTGCCCGCCAAGCGTCAGGCATCTGTTCCTTCGCTCGCCTATGGCGGCGCGGCGCGCCATCGCTGA
- a CDS encoding replication initiator protein A — protein MQRRRLITSSERNTLDPFVVATGDAKPRDQRDLMERPFFSLAKSKRIVPILYQAGDVRVEVLAVQEHGMATIWDADVLIWAASQIVEAENLGLRTSRFLRFTPYQLLTAIGRETGARDYRLLKGALTRLQSTVIRTNIRHGENWRRHQFSWINEWEELTRADGRVEGMEFVLPDWFYRGVIDRSLVLTIDPAYFRLTGGIERWLYRVARKHAGRQPGGWLFDVPHLHEKSGSLVRVSDFALQLRRIVLRQPLPGYRLRIEREGRRELLRILPAEFPTGPVDKPVETLGTSHAGLSGFCTQTVSGLRTHEPQLSLWSETTNPGLNLESNSESNLEGGARDVEKLIRGAARTLDIGSAKTKTGHEPATTFRKSSFTADDASRPVKPPRSRKSGGAS, from the coding sequence ATGCAGCGCCGCCGCCTCATCACCTCCAGCGAGCGTAACACGCTCGATCCGTTCGTCGTGGCGACCGGCGATGCAAAGCCGCGCGACCAGCGCGATCTGATGGAACGTCCGTTCTTCTCGCTCGCAAAATCCAAGCGCATCGTTCCGATCCTCTACCAAGCGGGAGACGTTCGCGTCGAGGTCCTCGCCGTTCAGGAGCACGGCATGGCGACGATCTGGGACGCCGATGTCCTGATCTGGGCCGCAAGCCAGATCGTGGAGGCCGAGAACCTGGGCCTTCGAACCTCGCGTTTCCTGCGCTTCACGCCCTATCAACTTCTCACCGCGATCGGCCGCGAGACCGGCGCGCGCGACTACAGGCTCCTGAAAGGCGCTCTCACCAGGCTCCAGTCCACCGTCATCCGCACCAATATCCGACACGGCGAGAACTGGCGGCGACACCAGTTCTCGTGGATCAACGAGTGGGAGGAACTCACCCGCGCCGACGGCCGCGTCGAGGGCATGGAGTTCGTCCTGCCAGACTGGTTTTATCGCGGCGTCATCGACCGATCGCTGGTTCTCACAATCGATCCGGCTTACTTCCGGCTGACTGGTGGGATAGAGCGCTGGCTGTACCGCGTCGCCCGCAAGCATGCGGGTCGCCAGCCAGGCGGGTGGCTGTTCGATGTCCCGCATCTTCATGAAAAATCGGGCAGCCTGGTCCGCGTCTCCGATTTCGCGCTCCAGCTCCGCCGCATCGTTCTGCGCCAGCCGCTGCCCGGCTACCGGCTGCGGATCGAGCGCGAGGGCCGCCGCGAGCTGCTCCGAATCCTGCCCGCAGAGTTCCCCACAGGCCCTGTGGATAAACCTGTGGAAACACTCGGGACTTCGCACGCAGGGCTATCGGGATTTTGCACGCAGACGGTATCGGGACTTCGCACGCACGAACCGCAGTTAAGTCTCTGGTCTGAAACGACGAATCCGGGCCTTAACTTAGAGTCTAACAGTGAATCTAACCTTGAAGGGGGCGCGCGCGATGTGGAAAAACTCATCCGCGGCGCTGCCAGAACTCTCGATATCGGCTCCGCAAAGACGAAAACCGGACACGAGCCGGCTACGACTTTCCGTAAATCCTCCTTTACGGCAGACGATGCTTCGCGTCCCGTAAAGCCGCCACGATCCCGCAAGTCGGGAGGCGCCTCATGA
- a CDS encoding DUF736 domain-containing protein: MATIGTFTRAENGFTGAVKTLNLNVKSVKFLPVEGETENGPDFRVLVGTTEFGAAWKRQSDKGNSYLSVKLDDPSFAAPIYASLVETETEELALIWSRRRAAN, from the coding sequence ATGGCTACGATCGGCACTTTCACCCGCGCCGAAAACGGCTTTACCGGCGCCGTGAAAACTCTCAACCTCAACGTCAAGTCGGTGAAGTTCTTGCCCGTCGAGGGCGAAACCGAAAACGGCCCCGACTTTCGCGTGCTCGTGGGAACCACGGAATTCGGAGCGGCATGGAAGAGGCAGTCCGACAAGGGCAACTCCTACCTCTCGGTCAAGCTGGACGACCCGAGCTTCGCCGCTCCGATCTATGCGAGCCTGGTCGAAACGGAGACCGAGGAACTGGCGCTCATCTGGTCACGCCGCCGCGCCGCCAACTGA
- a CDS encoding DNA -binding domain-containing protein, whose product MTEPGFLDEPPNSAVLTDYDRSHMKVYMRVLDAATDGADWREAVAVIFGIDPDAEPERARRIHDSHLARARWMTEHGYRQILREGR is encoded by the coding sequence ATGACAGAGCCGGGTTTCCTTGATGAGCCGCCGAACAGCGCCGTACTCACGGACTACGATCGGTCGCACATGAAGGTGTATATGCGCGTGCTCGACGCCGCGACTGATGGCGCTGACTGGCGCGAAGCGGTTGCCGTCATTTTCGGGATCGATCCCGACGCCGAGCCGGAACGTGCCCGGCGCATTCACGACAGCCATCTTGCCCGTGCCCGCTGGATGACCGAGCACGGCTATCGCCAGATCCTTCGCGAAGGCCGCTGA
- a CDS encoding DUF2285 domain-containing protein yields the protein MREPAARAHEDEDGRHFLFKTGGQAIRIVQLAGVPPETPLAALVPLDPDGFDRTEAIERLLRALLGRTVPDDRRLTPQQKRRHRFMLQATDGRMDGATYRDIAGVIFGVDRVASEHWKTSALRDATTALVKDGMAMIAGGYRTLLRHRRRS from the coding sequence CTGCGCGAACCAGCCGCGCGCGCGCACGAGGACGAGGACGGCAGGCATTTCCTGTTCAAAACTGGCGGCCAAGCGATCCGGATCGTCCAACTTGCCGGCGTGCCGCCTGAAACCCCTCTCGCGGCGCTCGTGCCGCTCGATCCAGACGGTTTCGACCGCACAGAGGCGATTGAGCGCCTACTGCGCGCCCTTCTGGGGCGCACAGTCCCTGACGACCGCCGACTGACGCCGCAGCAAAAACGTCGTCACCGGTTCATGCTGCAAGCCACCGACGGACGCATGGACGGCGCCACCTATCGCGACATCGCCGGCGTCATCTTCGGCGTCGACCGCGTCGCCTCCGAACACTGGAAAACCTCCGCGCTCCGCGATGCCACGACAGCCTTGGTGAAGGATGGGATGGCGATGATCGCCGGCGGCTATCGCACGCTGCTGCGCCATCGCCGCCGGTCCTGA
- a CDS encoding DUF932 domain-containing protein: protein MNYHLATRFGRNSHQISGREALDNEALYRHVPSIFAREAHDSRSQRYVYVPTIDIVEGLRREGWLPFFAVQAVPRDGDRMGHAKHMLRLRRDDGIGKPEAAEVIIVNSHDGTSSYQMFAGMLRFVCTNSLVAGERFEEVRVPHKGNIQHDIIEGVYTVAEDFPRLIDASETMKETRLSEEEQRVLADASLFARYGEEERPIRPDQILIPRRREDSGQSLWTTYNVIQENMIKGGLHGSRRNAGGRIRRSQTRAVNGIDQNVTLNRALWTLAEGMQRLKTR, encoded by the coding sequence ATGAACTATCATCTCGCCACACGCTTCGGCCGCAACAGCCACCAGATCAGCGGTCGCGAAGCGCTCGACAACGAGGCGCTTTATCGGCACGTCCCATCCATCTTCGCCCGCGAGGCGCACGACAGTCGTTCGCAGCGTTATGTTTACGTGCCCACCATCGACATCGTGGAGGGGCTGCGCCGGGAAGGATGGCTTCCGTTCTTTGCCGTGCAGGCGGTTCCGCGCGATGGGGATCGCATGGGACACGCCAAACACATGCTGCGCCTGCGCAGGGATGACGGTATCGGCAAGCCGGAGGCGGCGGAAGTCATCATCGTCAACAGCCATGATGGCACCAGCAGCTACCAGATGTTCGCCGGGATGTTGCGTTTCGTCTGCACCAACAGTCTGGTTGCGGGCGAGCGCTTCGAGGAAGTCCGCGTCCCACACAAGGGGAATATCCAGCATGATATCATCGAGGGCGTTTATACCGTGGCGGAGGATTTCCCGCGCCTCATCGACGCCAGCGAGACCATGAAGGAAACCCGGTTGTCGGAGGAAGAACAGCGCGTTCTTGCCGACGCGAGCCTTTTCGCCCGCTACGGTGAGGAAGAAAGACCTATCCGACCCGACCAGATTTTGATCCCGCGCCGCCGTGAGGATAGCGGGCAAAGCCTCTGGACCACCTACAACGTTATTCAGGAAAACATGATAAAGGGCGGTTTGCACGGGAGCAGGCGCAATGCCGGAGGCCGCATCCGCCGCAGCCAGACCCGCGCCGTCAACGGTATCGATCAGAATGTCACCCTCAACCGCGCGCTCTGGACGTTGGCCGAGGGTATGCAACGCCTTAAGACGCGTTGA
- a CDS encoding transcriptional regulator domain-containing protein, protein MKPNISRWRSSETYDYLDALDSPDLAWEWLRRNTDYQNDYARADSPSLKQELRLKWGLQFFRPAVAECWRGSRGLVGGGGHQRRAARTDARPSADGRQFLFRAARTSRARARGRGRQAFPVQNWRPSDPDRPTCRRAA, encoded by the coding sequence ATGAAGCCTAACATATCGCGCTGGCGGTCCTCGGAGACTTACGACTACCTGGACGCCCTCGACTCTCCCGACCTCGCCTGGGAATGGCTCAGGCGCAATACCGACTATCAGAACGACTATGCCCGGGCTGACAGCCCCTCCCTGAAACAGGAACTGCGTCTGAAGTGGGGCCTGCAGTTTTTTCGTCCCGCCGTCGCTGAGTGCTGGAGAGGGTCCCGTGGTCTGGTCGGCGGAGGCGGACACCAGCGCCGTGCTGCTCGCACAGATGCCCGCCCTTCTGCCGACGGTCGACAATTTCTATTCCGAGCTGCGCGAACCAGCCGCGCGCGCGCACGAGGACGAGGACGGCAGGCATTTCCTGTTCAAAACTGGCGGCCAAGCGATCCGGATCGTCCAACTTGCCGGCGTGCCGCCTGA